A section of the Anticarsia gemmatalis isolate Benzon Research Colony breed Stoneville strain chromosome 28, ilAntGemm2 primary, whole genome shotgun sequence genome encodes:
- the LOC142984801 gene encoding uncharacterized protein LOC142984801 → MADKLRQMALRLKQKVHLPQISTNGREKVDQLVTKYVPAAKVSEIAEKLKYETVTKKVREMVSKYEKFTGVEEIMAIQNTVIDAQERFMAAQDRRRDVGRQLANLESRLKELHAEMQNTMKGDDKYLQLCTEEHKLIIQERALRALFTDAEREERELFATMSAAVKLGHERERAHAERNKYWYIVASIFGTVLGIAGSTINNHLKMAEFRDMMEQQMARSASVLYTIAGGGTANRADITEAMKTEFAYQEQLAQNLKEMQENINQLVHKQTSLIDHLHQREHSMDVHLRELRRVIVSASQSSAQSDAELAKALSVVHHDLEESDQSKDELQNKVLLEPNQILTGIGVIMCMAIIFGNIIGRVS, encoded by the exons atggcagaCAAACTCCGGCAGATGGCTTTAAGGCTGAAACAAAAAGTGCATTTACCACAAATAAGCACTAATGGGCGTGAAAAAGTCGATCAACTTGTGACTAAATATGTCCCTGCTGCAAAAGTCAGTGAAATTGCAGAAAAACTCAAATACGAAACGGTCACAAAGAAAGTGAGAGAAATGGTATCGAAATATGAAAAGTTTACGGGTGTGGAGGAAATTATGGCGATTCAAAATACAGTTATAGATGCGCAG GAAAGATTCATGGCAGCTCAAGACCGTAGGAGGGATGTTGGCCGTCAGCTCGCAAACCTAGAGTCTCGCCTCAAGGAACTACATGCTGAAATGCAAAACACCATGAAAGGGGACGACAAGTACTTACAGCTGTGTACGGAAGAGCATAAG CTCATAATTCAAGAGCGTGCTCTTCGTGCGTTGTTCACGGATGCTGAGCGAGAGGAGCGCGAGCTGTTCGCCACGATGTCGGCCGCCGTGAAGCTAGGCCATGAGAGGGAGAGGGCCCACGCCGAGAGGAATAAGTACTGGTACATCGTGGCCTCCATATTTG GCACAGTTCTAGGCATAGCCGGCTCAACGATCAACAATCACCTCAAAATGGCAGAGTTTCGTGACATGATGGAACAGCAAATGGCTCGCAGCGCAAGTGTATTGTACACCATCGCCGGCGGCGGCACGGCCAACAGAGCGGACATCACTGAAGCTATGAAAACCGAATTTGCTTATCAG GAACAATTGGCACAAAATTTAAAGGAAATGcaagaaaatataaatcaacTAGTACACAAGCAGACATCTTTAATAG ATCACCTCCACCAACGCGAGCATTCAATGGACGTCCATCTTCGCGAACTACGGCGTGTTATCGTCTCCGCTTCACAATCTAGCGCACAATCTGACGCGGAACTTGCCAAAGCATTATCAGTTGTTCACCACGACCTGGAAGAATCCGACCAAAGTAAAGACGAGCTACAAAACAAAGTACTTTTAGAACCAAATCAAATTTTAACAGGAATCGGTGTCATTATGTGCATGGCTATCATATTTGGCAACATTATAGGCAGAGTCAGTTGA
- the LOC142984752 gene encoding HMG box-containing protein 4 has protein sequence MQEDLEVTGISRSGRVRKKSSKLMDFESPDDIENRMRRQNTFKTFAPPEYQTQENVPPRQAEDAGTASGSESDYYENTAGENADSMESDSSASDEGSTRTPANSLYMMEKSSKKKLIVKDGRVVGRAKAQRKDKGKTRITAYMMWAKEARNELLRKHPDMDFSAISKRLGEMWSNVNYNERYLWKRKAKRFAMQKEQSNQTTNKIIISNPSRPLPPAGPGRPPGARAAQRPQPAPPTPPQQALVPVSGAAAATTTAGMYRVTGCGAVEVAAHLRLLGESLAIIGERLKEHEGQIAVSGSVSVLLDTLLCSLAPLLSVSRAIPAIAPPQRLLQDTLHNIAYIMPGL, from the exons ATGCAGGAAG atttagaaGTGACTGGTATATCGAGAAGTGGTCGGGTTAGGAAGAAGAGTTCGAAATTAATGGATTTTGAGTCTCCCGACGACATTGAGAATCGTATGCGGCGgcaaaatacgtttaaaacgtTCGCCCCGCCGGAGTATCAAACACAGGAAAATGTCCCGCCGAGGCAGGCGGAAGATGCAGGGACTGCTTCGGGAAGCGAGTCGGATTATTATGAGAATACGGCTGGAGAAAATGCTGACAG TATGGAGAGTGACAGTTCAGCATCAGACGAGGGCTCCACCAGGACTCCGGCCAACTCCTTGTACATGATGGAGAAGAGCAGCAAGAAAAAGCTGATTGTCAAAGACGGCAGGGTTGTTGGAAGGGCTAAGGCTCAGAGGAAAGACAAGG GTAAAACTCGCATAACTGCATACATGATGTGGGCTAAAGAGGCCCGCAATGAGCTACTCCGCAAGCACCCCGATATGGACTTCTCAGCCATTTCCAAAAGACTGGGAGAGATGTGGTCTAAT gtAAACTACAATGAGCGTTACTTATGGAAGCGCAAGGCTAAACGCTTCGCTATGCAAAAAGAGCAGAGCAACCaaactactaataaaataattatatctaaccCAA GTCGCCCCCTTCCCCCCGCGGGTCCGGGTCGCCCCCCCGGTGCACGTGCAGCCCAGCGCCCGCAGCCAGCCCCGCCCACTCCCCCACAACAGGCTCTTGTG CCGGTGAGTGGCGCGGCGGCGGCCACGACGACGGCGGGCATGTACCGCGTGACGGGCTGCGGCGCCGTGGAGGTGGCCGCGCACCTGCGCCTGCTGGGGGAGAGCCTGGCCATCATCGGGGAGAGGCTCAAGGAACATGAG GGTCAGATCGCAGTATCAGGTTCAGTATCAGTACTTCTGGACACCCTGCTATGTTCCCTGGCGCCGCTCCTGTCAGTGTCTCGCGCGATCCCGGCCATCGCCCCCCCTCAGCGGCTGCTGCAAGACACTCTGCACAACATCGCTTATATCATGCCGGGCTTGTAG